In Clostridium sp., one DNA window encodes the following:
- a CDS encoding TVP38/TMEM64 family protein, protein MRNNMNDKIKSIINYVLFGIFVIALAFVIVKYGKYLRHIRIHSFIRYIKSYGSLSALIFIIIYVFKPVLFIVPSSVMSIIAGSIYGPYIATILSMIGCFGSATVAFSLAKFFGRSFVDKILRGKAMDLDKNIEKYGFRIMTVMRLSFVFPFDGLSYAAGLSKMKYKDFIFGTLVGILPEMITYSFMGTNIIKPFSVKFFIPILFLAAVVIITITLKKRTKNIQ, encoded by the coding sequence ATGAGAAACAATATGAATGACAAAATAAAAAGTATTATAAATTATGTATTATTTGGAATATTTGTAATAGCATTGGCGTTCGTAATAGTAAAGTATGGAAAATATTTAAGGCATATAAGAATTCACAGCTTTATACGCTATATAAAAAGTTATGGAAGTCTTTCTGCACTTATATTCATAATTATATATGTGTTCAAGCCGGTTCTCTTTATAGTTCCATCCTCTGTAATGTCAATCATAGCAGGAAGTATATATGGGCCTTACATAGCTACAATTCTAAGCATGATAGGGTGTTTTGGATCTGCTACTGTAGCATTTTCTCTGGCAAAGTTCTTTGGAAGATCATTTGTAGACAAAATACTCAGGGGGAAAGCAATGGATTTGGATAAGAACATAGAAAAATATGGCTTTAGGATAATGACGGTAATGAGATTGTCATTCGTTTTCCCTTTTGACGGATTGAGTTATGCTGCAGGACTTAGCAAAATGAAATATAAAGACTTTATTTTTGGAACTCTTGTTGGAATACTGCCTGAAATGATTACATATTCATTTATGGGTACAAACATAATAAAGCCATTTTCGGTAAAATTTTTTATTCCCATATTATTTTTGGCAGCTGTGGTGATTATTACAATAACTCTAAAAAAAAGGACAAAAAATATCCAGTAA
- a CDS encoding HD domain-containing protein — protein sequence MLDICNYLSLQSVACIAEKYNVGKLINHEIKVASFAAAIFDETRELHRLTDTYRNLLYCSSLIHDSGYFLNKSKHHKHTRYIILSESILDNIPDCLRKYLAIVASSHRKKIDKSINFYSESMQYKLKVLISILRISDSLDHTHKLGNTLENITLGDKYLTLHINSDDFQKTLVKFDIKSQLFNDIFKVRPRLEMETR from the coding sequence ATGCTTGATATATGTAATTATTTAAGCCTTCAGTCTGTGGCTTGTATTGCAGAAAAATACAACGTAGGTAAATTGATAAATCATGAGATTAAGGTTGCTTCTTTTGCAGCAGCCATATTTGACGAAACAAGAGAATTGCATAGGCTTACTGATACCTACAGGAATCTTTTGTACTGCAGTTCGCTTATTCATGATTCGGGTTACTTTTTAAATAAGTCAAAACACCATAAGCATACAAGATATATAATTTTATCGGAGTCAATATTGGACAACATTCCTGATTGCTTGAGAAAATATCTGGCAATAGTTGCATCAAGCCATAGAAAAAAAATAGACAAAAGTATAAATTTTTATAGTGAAAGCATGCAATATAAATTAAAAGTTTTAATATCCATACTTCGAATTTCAGATTCACTTGATCATACTCATAAGTTGGGAAATACTCTTGAAAATATTACTCTTGGGGACAAATATCTTACGTTGCATATAAATAGTGATGATTTTCAAAAAACTCTTGTAAAATTTGACATAAAAAGTCAGCTGTTCAATGATATTTTCAAGGTAAGGCCGAGATTGGAAATGGAAACAAGGTGA
- the pssA gene encoding CDP-diacylglycerol--serine O-phosphatidyltransferase: MAKMARSTVPNAFTLANLGCGIMSLMMSFQEDYKLAGLFILFACVADRYDGRVARYLNASSELGKELDSLADLVSFGVAPSVLIFNVYNFSILGILGYIMVLLFPLCGAYRLARYNITEFDGKYFGIPITLSGMFVALFCLITIRNPVHINFAVLLVIVLSYLMICTHRFKKL; encoded by the coding sequence ATGGCTAAAATGGCTAGGAGCACTGTACCTAATGCTTTTACTCTTGCAAATCTTGGCTGTGGTATAATGTCTCTGATGATGTCTTTTCAAGAAGACTACAAATTAGCCGGACTTTTTATTTTATTTGCTTGTGTTGCAGATAGATACGATGGAAGAGTAGCTAGATATTTAAACGCCTCCAGTGAATTGGGGAAAGAATTGGATTCTCTTGCAGATTTGGTATCCTTCGGAGTTGCACCTTCAGTTTTAATATTTAATGTTTATAATTTTTCTATTTTAGGAATACTTGGTTACATCATGGTTCTTTTGTTTCCTCTATGTGGAGCATATAGACTGGCAAGATACAACATAACTGAATTTGATGGTAAATATTTCGGTATACCAATAACTCTCTCAGGTATGTTTGTAGCTTTATTTTGTTTGATTACAATCAGGAATCCAGTCCACATCAATTTTGCAGTATTGTTAGTAATAGTTCTTTCCTATCTAATGATATGTACCCATAGATTTAAAAAACTTTAA
- a CDS encoding Ppx/GppA phosphatase family protein produces the protein MSRLAVIDIGSNSMRVIIVKILKNRSYEIMDELKGTVRLGKDMTEEGNLNSDRMEAALKVLSYFKRLCDANEVDEIVAVATEAVRKAKNQTEFLNMAKDRVGIDIRVLTGEEEAYHDYLGVINSIDVNSALLMDIGGSSTEFVFVKDRSIQKSISIPVGAISLTDKFLSLNGNKQKKLKELVRYLNDMFDSIGWLKDVRGIPLIGIGGSFRTLGKIHRNKYSYPLNNNHNYCISSKSVFELYDCLKYVDISQYKKIKGISKDRADIFYGALVSIVSVIKYCKLRDVAISGNGLRQGIVYRVLLEDYPPVIQNILDFSLNNIVNNFDLNKGHVRQVWRLCKKLSQDISDMVSLSVQDYKILKTAAYLHDCGISIGFDSHEKYSFSIIKDLKIYGITHREQIMAAFVVSHLEEYKIKDSQYFNSIIKEEDIVLVNQMSVILHIAKGLDRAMDGNIMDIKTDIGKDSVLIELISKKEPSLEISTASNCKYDFENIFGKKLVIK, from the coding sequence ATGAGCAGACTAGCTGTAATAGATATCGGGTCAAACTCCATGAGAGTAATAATTGTAAAAATTTTAAAAAACAGATCTTATGAAATTATGGATGAACTGAAAGGTACTGTACGTTTGGGCAAGGATATGACGGAAGAGGGAAATCTCAATTCGGATAGAATGGAAGCTGCATTGAAGGTGTTGTCATATTTCAAGCGTCTCTGTGATGCCAATGAAGTTGATGAAATTGTTGCGGTGGCAACGGAAGCCGTTAGAAAAGCTAAAAATCAAACTGAGTTTTTGAATATGGCAAAGGACAGGGTGGGAATTGATATAAGAGTTCTTACGGGAGAAGAGGAAGCATATCATGATTATTTAGGTGTCATAAACAGTATAGATGTAAATTCAGCTCTCCTTATGGATATAGGTGGAAGCAGCACGGAATTTGTGTTTGTTAAGGACAGAAGTATACAGAAAAGTATAAGCATACCTGTTGGGGCCATAAGCCTTACAGACAAGTTTTTATCTTTAAATGGAAACAAGCAGAAGAAGTTAAAGGAACTGGTCAGATATTTGAATGATATGTTTGATTCCATTGGATGGCTGAAGGATGTCAGAGGCATACCGCTGATAGGAATTGGAGGAAGCTTCAGGACTTTAGGCAAGATTCACAGAAATAAATATTCATACCCTTTAAATAACAACCATAATTACTGTATTAGTTCAAAATCTGTTTTTGAGTTATACGACTGTCTCAAATATGTGGACATATCTCAATATAAAAAAATCAAAGGTATTTCCAAGGACAGGGCGGATATATTTTATGGAGCACTTGTATCTATTGTATCCGTAATCAAATATTGTAAATTGAGGGATGTAGCTATAAGTGGAAATGGGCTTCGCCAGGGAATTGTCTATAGAGTGCTTTTGGAGGATTATCCACCTGTGATTCAGAATATATTGGATTTTTCACTTAACAACATAGTAAACAATTTTGATCTCAATAAAGGACATGTAAGACAAGTTTGGAGGCTGTGCAAGAAATTGAGCCAAGATATTTCAGATATGGTTTCCCTATCCGTTCAAGATTATAAAATACTTAAAACAGCGGCATATCTGCATGATTGTGGAATATCAATAGGGTTCGACAGTCACGAGAAATATTCATTTTCCATTATAAAAGATCTGAAGATATATGGAATTACCCATAGGGAGCAGATCATGGCAGCTTTTGTAGTCTCTCACCTTGAAGAATATAAGATAAAAGATTCCCAATACTTTAACAGTATAATCAAGGAGGAGGATATAGTGCTTGTAAATCAGATGTCTGTAATTTTACATATAGCAAAAGGGCTTGACAGGGCTATGGATGGGAACATTATGGATATAAAAACTGACATCGGCAAGGACAGTGTGCTCATTGAGCTTATATCAAAAAAAGAACCATCACTTGAAATAAGCACGGCTTCTAACTGTAAATATGATTTTGAAAATATATTCGGGAAAAAGTTGGTTATAAAATAG